Proteins encoded within one genomic window of Siniperca chuatsi isolate FFG_IHB_CAS linkage group LG4, ASM2008510v1, whole genome shotgun sequence:
- the irak4 gene encoding interleukin-1 receptor-associated kinase 4, translated as MNNSVTSATYIRNLSYSLRRKLSDFLDPQDRWKDVIVSIRKPSGELRYSQHHVRRFESFVAQGKSPTVELLADWGTTNSTVGELVDILKSHKLLAAASVLLPVEEAVSAVTQQASPAVETYSALPTRLMEETETQPPPVTSVLQPKILLESDTGFSSFLYNELMEITGNFDDRPISGGGSRLGEGGFGTVYKGLVNDKPVAVKKLNPMDDVSLDELRVQFSQEIQTLKVLKHENLVDMVGFSCDGQHPCLVYAFMANGSLLDRLACLEGSPPLSWQQRCLIAEGVARGLEYLHSNHHIHRDVKSANILLDEKFVAKISDFGLTRASAKRTSTTMMTERIVGTRAYMAPEALRGEITPRSDVFSFGVVLLELLSGLPPADENREPQFLMEVRYDIDDEDEELTLEDFLDKKMGDWEVSQAESIYSLACNCLHERKNRRPVIKQVLLELKGVVKSISLEFRARE; from the exons ATGAATAACTCAGTAACTTCCGCTACTTATATTCGCAACCTCAGTTATAGTTTACGTCGCAAGTTGTCCGATTTTTTGGACCCTCAAGACAGGTGGAAAGATGTTATTGTGTCGATACGGAAGCCGAGTGGGGAGTTGAGGTACTCTCAGCATCATGTGAG GAGATTTGAAAGCTTTGTTGCACAGGGTAAAAGTCCCACAGTGGAGCTGCTGGCTGACTGGGGGACCACCAACAGCACAGTGGGTGAACTTGTGGACATTTTGAAGAGTCACAAGTTACTGGCTGCTGCTAGTGTTCTGCTACCtg TGGAAGAGGCCGTCTCAGCAGTGACACAGCAGGCCTCTCCAGCAGTAGAAACATACAGCGCCCTTCCAACTAGACTAatggaagagacagagacacagccaCCACCTGTCACCTCTGTTCTGCAGCCAAAGATTCTACTGGAGAGCGACACAG GTTTCTCCAGTTTCTTGTACAATGAGCTGATGGAGATTACAGGCAACTTTGATGACCGTCCAATATCAGGCGGTGGCAGCAGACTCGGAGAGGGAGGCTTTGGCACTGTATACAAAGGTCTCGTGAATGACAAACCTGTTGCAGTGAAAAAGCTCAATCCA ATGGATGACGTCTCCCTGGACGAGCTGCGAGTTCAGTTCAGCCAAGAGATCCAAACTCTGAAAGT GTTGAAACATGAGAACTTGGTTGACATGGTTGGATTTTCCTGTGATGGACAGCACCCATGTTTGGTGTATGCCTTTATGGCCAATGGTTCTTTGCTAGACCGACTAGCTTGCTTG GAGGGAAGTCCTCCACTGTCCTGGCAACAGAGatgcttgatagctgaaggggTAGCAAGAGGCTTGGAGTATCTGCACAGCAACCATCATATCCACAGAGATGTTAAAAG TGCAAATATCCTGTTAGATGAAAAATTTGTGGCAAAGATCTCAGACTTTGGACTGACCAGAGCATCGGCCAAGCGGACATCAACAACCATGATGACGGAGAGGATTGTGGGAACCCGTGCATACATGGCACCTGAGGCGCTGAGAGGAGAGATCACGCCAAGATCTGATGTCTTCAGCTTTGGAGTG GTGTTGTTAGAATTATTGTCTGGACTCCCGCCAGCCGATGAAAACCGGGAGCCACAGTTCTTG ATGGAGGTGAGGTATGATATAGATGATGAAGACGAGGAGCTGACTTTGGAGGACTTCCTGGACAAAAAGATGGGAGACTGGGAGGTGAGCCAGGCGGAGAGTATCTACTCTTTGGCCTGTAACTGCCTCCACGAGAGGAAAAATAGACGGCCAGTCATCAAACAG GTCCTGTTGGAGCTTAAAGGAGTTGTCAAAAGCATTTCACTGGAGTTTAGGGCACGGGAGTGA
- the twf1a gene encoding twinfilin-1a — translation MSHQTGIQAGNDVKDIFASARSGDQYRVLKIVIEDEQLSLDTTKKASKKWDQEYDSLVLPLLEADVPCYILYRLDSTNNQGYEWIFLAWSPDQSTVRHKMLYAATRATIKKEFGGGHIKDEIFATTKDDLNLSGYRKYLTSQAAPLPLTAAEEELRRIKLNEVQTDISVDTKQQTLQGVAFPIHKDAVAALERYRNKKINYVQLQVDAEQELIRLCSTEPTEVKDLPMRIPKDSARYHFFLYKHSHEGDYLESTVFIYSMPGYKCGIRERMLYSSCKNPLVDMVENNLQIDIEKKLEIDNGDELTSDFLYEEVHPKQHAHKQAFAKPKGPAGKKGGRRITRPPAEREEED, via the exons ATGTCACATCAAACGGGCATTCAAG cGGGTAATGATGTGAAGGATATCTTTGCCAGTGCCAGGAGCGGAGACCAATATCGAGTCTTAAAGATCGTCATTGAGGATG AGCAGCTGTCTCTGGACACCACCAAGAAAGCATCAAAGAAGTGGGACCAGGAGTATGATTCCTTAGTGCTGCCCCTCCTCGAGGCTGACGTGCCCTGCTATATTCTGTACCGGCTGGACTCCACTAACAACCAGGGCTACGAGTGGATCTTCCTGGCCTGGTCACCAGACCAGTCTACT GTGCGACATAAAATGTTATATGCTGCTACCAGAGCCACAATCAAGAAAGAGTTTGGAGGCGGGCACATTAAGGATGAGATTTTTGCTACCACAAAG GATGATTTGAATCTCAGTGGCTACAGGAAATATCTGACCTCGCAGGCTGCTCCCCTGCCCCTCACTGCTGCAGAGGAGGAACTGAGACGGATTAAACTAAATGag GTGCAGACGGACATTAGTGTGGACACCAAGCAGCAGACTCTGCAGGGAGTGGCCTTCCCTATTCACAAAGATGCCGTTGCAGCACTTGAACGTTATAGgaacaaaaaaatcaactaCGTACAACTG CAAGTAGACGCCGAACAGGAGCTGATTCGGTTGTGCAGCACTGAGCCAACAGAGGTGAAAGACCTGCCAATGAGAATCCCGAAAGATTCTGCACGTTACCACTTCTTCCTCTACAAACATTCCCACGAAGGCGACTATTTAGAGTCCACAG TCTTCATTTATTCTATGCCTGGGTACAAGTGTGGCATCCGAGAGAGGATGCTGTATTCCAGCTGCAAAAATCCCTTGGTCGACATGGTGGAAAACAATCTCCAGATTGATATTGAGAAAAAG TTGGAGATTGACAATGGGGACGAACTGACCAGTGATTTCCTGTACGAGGAGGTGCATCCCAAGCAGCATGCACACAAGCAGGCCTTTGCCAAGCCCAAAGGCCCTGCTGGGAAGAAGGGTGGCCGCCGCATCACCCGGccacctgcagagagagaggaggaagattAA